In Nicotiana tabacum cultivar K326 chromosome 17, ASM71507v2, whole genome shotgun sequence, one DNA window encodes the following:
- the LOC107795428 gene encoding cytochrome P450 724B1-like, with protein MGLPFVGETFGFFTPHKSFSIGNFLQEHRSRYGKVFKSYLFGSPTIVSCDLEFSIFVLQNEGKLFQSSYPKSVRDILGKHSLMLVTGDLHKKFRSIEVGLINKFKCKPDFLACVDKLCSSLMESWRGNQLVLFSKEAKQFSFNLMLMNVLDMEPGEPLALQLLEDFLTFMKGFVSIPINLPWTSYAKALKARTRISSTLKQVLKDRKKRKDLGINGIAKEDVFNENLLKGYLSDAEKVSILQDLLLAGYETTSGLLSLLVYFLAQSPQALQYMKDEHRALRRKKKEGEPLNWEDYKQMKFTSMVINETLRCEYYIPAGWKVLPILSVVHLDPSLHQNPSEFNPWRWIDPTTSKKVIPFGGGLRLCPGWELAKLEAALFLHHLVINYRWTAKEDDNPMLYPYLEFPKGLLMTLEAETNKF; from the exons ATGGGCTTACCCTTTGTTGGAGAAACATTTGGCTTCTTTACTCCTCATAAATCATTCTCCATTGGCAACTTCTTGCAAGAACATCGCTCTAG ATATGGAAAAGTATTCAAATCCTATCTTTTCGGCTCTCCAACCATAGTTTCATGTGATTTAGAGTTCAGCATATTTGTCCTTCAAAATGAAGGCAAGCTGTTCCAAAGCAGCTACCCTAAATCAGTTAGAGATATTCTTGGAAAACACTCTTTGATGCTTGTCACTGGTGATCTTCACAAAAAATTCCGAAGCATTGAAGTTGGCCTCATCAATAAATTCAAGTGCAAACCCGATTTTCTCGCTTGTGTTGATAAGTTATGTAGCTCGTTAATGGAGTCGTGGAGAGGAAATCAATTGGTTCTCTTCTCAAAAGAAGCTAAACAG TTTAGCTTTAATTTGATGTTGATGAATGTACTGGACATGGAACCTGGAGAGCCACTAGCTTTGCAATTATTAGAAGATTTCTTGACTTTCATGAAAGGATTTGTGTCCATTCCAATAAACCTTCCTTGGACATCCTATGCCAAGGCTCTTAAG GCTCGTACGAGGATCTCGTCCACCTTGAAGCAAGTACTGAAAgatagaaaaaagagaaaagatttgGGGATTAATGGGATAGCCAAAGAAGACGTTTTTAATGAGAATTTATTGAAAGGATACTTAAGTGATGCGGAGAAAGTAAGCATTTTGCAAGACCTTCTGTTGGCTGGTTATGAAACAACCTCAGGACTTCTGTCCCTACTCGTCTATTTTCTTGCCCAATCACCACAAGCTCTCCAGTACATGAAG GATGAACATCGAGCATtgaggagaaagaaaaaggaaggggAACCCCTAAACTGGGAAGATTATAAGCAAATGAAATTCACCAGTATG GTCATTAATGAGACTCTACGTTGTG AATATTATATACCAGCCGGATGGAAAGTCCTTCCTATCTTGTCTGTTGTACATCTTGATCCGTCCCTGCATCAAAATCCATCAGAATTCAACCCTTGGAGATGGATC GATCCAACAACAAGCAAGAAGGTGATTCCATTCGGAGGTGGATTACGGCTATGTCCAGGGTGGGAACTCGCTAAATTGGAAGCAGCTTTATTCCTACACCATCTTGTTATCAATTACAG GTGGACAGCGAAAGAAGATGATAATCCAATGTTGTATCCATATTTGGAATTCCCGAAAGGATTACTAATGACTTTGGAAGCAGAAACAAACAAATTTTGA